A window of the Desulfobacterales bacterium genome harbors these coding sequences:
- a CDS encoding D-alanyl-D-alanine carboxypeptidase, which produces MTGSLIGLPGRILVAGLWALLLVGPADTAIAGPVEDINQLVTNGGLAIERHGTLLYAKNMDVPLVPASILKIATAYAALRILGPDFRFETRFYWNREGDLFIQGFGDPFLISEQCGVLAGELRGKGVARVRDIVLDGSSFQLAAPAAGSGNSDNPYDAANSGLAVNFNTVKIRKAKDGSVGSAEPQTPFLPLMAVLGRGSAPGIHRINISANAKNNREIIARYAGELFRALLRQQGLVVAGEIRRAGIPAALAPVLVHRSRPLIEMIPLLLKYSNNFIANQIFLACGAEKYGYPATWDKARAAVADFYRRESGFSGADLYLEEGSGLSRNNRVTVRAMLMLLKDFRPYGSLLPARDQRLLKSGTLAGVYAYAGYLREEGRLDRVVIILNQGNNTRERILDLLEEIYRRY; this is translated from the coding sequence ATGACAGGGTCGTTGATCGGATTGCCGGGCCGGATCCTGGTGGCCGGGTTGTGGGCGCTCTTGCTCGTCGGCCCGGCGGACACGGCTATTGCCGGGCCGGTCGAGGATATCAACCAGCTGGTGACAAACGGTGGCCTGGCCATTGAACGGCACGGCACGCTCCTTTATGCGAAAAACATGGATGTTCCCCTGGTGCCGGCCAGCATCCTCAAGATCGCCACCGCCTATGCGGCCCTTCGCATTCTGGGGCCTGACTTCCGTTTTGAAACCAGGTTCTATTGGAACCGGGAGGGCGATCTTTTTATCCAGGGCTTTGGCGACCCTTTTCTGATCTCCGAGCAGTGTGGTGTTCTGGCCGGGGAACTGCGCGGCAAAGGGGTGGCCCGGGTACGGGACATCGTGCTTGACGGCAGTTCCTTTCAACTGGCCGCCCCGGCCGCGGGGAGCGGCAACAGCGACAACCCCTATGATGCGGCCAACAGTGGCCTGGCGGTCAACTTCAACACCGTCAAGATCCGCAAGGCAAAGGACGGCTCGGTGGGTTCGGCCGAGCCGCAGACGCCCTTTCTGCCCCTGATGGCGGTTCTGGGGCGTGGCTCGGCCCCGGGAATTCACCGGATCAATATCAGCGCCAATGCGAAGAATAACAGGGAGATTATTGCCCGGTACGCGGGTGAGCTTTTTCGGGCCCTGCTTCGTCAACAGGGGCTCGTGGTAGCCGGTGAAATCCGGCGGGCCGGGATCCCCGCGGCCCTGGCCCCGGTTCTGGTCCATCGGAGCCGGCCCCTGATCGAGATGATCCCGTTGCTGCTGAAGTATTCCAACAACTTTATCGCCAACCAGATCTTCCTGGCCTGCGGGGCGGAGAAATACGGCTATCCAGCCACCTGGGACAAGGCCAGGGCGGCGGTGGCTGATTTTTATCGCCGTGAGTCCGGCTTTTCCGGGGCGGATCTGTACCTGGAGGAGGGCTCGGGACTGTCCCGCAACAACCGGGTCACCGTCCGGGCCATGCTCATGTTGCTGAAGGACTTCCGCCCCTATGGCTCGTTGCTGCCGGCCCGGGACCAGCGGCTGCTGAAGAGCGGCACCCTGGCCGGGGTATATGCCTATGCCGGTTATCTGCGGGAGGAGGGCCGG